The following nucleotide sequence is from Drosophila simulans strain w501 chromosome 3L, Prin_Dsim_3.1, whole genome shotgun sequence.
ACGAACTGATACCCTCGGTGATGACGTGCATAGTGTCCAAACAGCTGTGTATGCGCCCGGAGCTGGACAATCACTGGGCCCTGCGAGACTTTGCCTCCCGACTGATGGCTCAAATCTGCAAGAACTTCAACACTCTAACCAACAATCTGCAAACCCGTGTCACCCGGTAAATCACACccacttaaattaaataaccttttaacataaattttctCACCCTTCAGCATCTTCAGCAAGGCCCTGCAGAACGACAAGACCCACCTGTCCTCGCTCTATGGCTCTATTGCGGGTCTCTCGGAACTGGGAGGCGAAGTCATAAAGGTTTTCATCATACCCCGCCTTAAGTTCATATCGGAGCGCATTGAACCTCACCTGCTCGGCACCTCAATCAGCAACACTGACAAGACAGCAGCAGGTCACATTCGCGCCATGCTCCAGAAGTGCTGTCCCCCGATCCTCAGGCAAATGCGCTCAGCACCAGATACAGCGGAGGACTACAAGAACGACTTTGGCTTCCTGGGGCCGTCGCTGTGCCAGGCAGTAGTCAAAGTTCGAAATGCGCCCGCCTCAAGCATTGTAACCCTGTCATCCAACACGATCAACACGGCACCCATCACGAGTGCAGCACAAACAGCAACCACCATCGGACGAGTGTCCATGCCCACCACACAGAGACAGGGGTAAATAACACTTTTAggcacaaaataaaatttcagcCAAGCATTTGATTCCATGATGGAGACCATGTTGGTTTAATGTCTTTTTATGACCATACTAAGCGGTTGAATATTCTTCTGTTTTAGAAGTCCCGGAGTCTCGTCCCTGCCGCAAATAAGAGCCATACAGGCCAACCAGCCAGCGCAAAAGTTTGTGATAGTCACCCAGAACTCGCCGCAGCAGGGCCAGGCGAAGGTGGTGCGGCGTGGCAGCTCCCCGCACAGCGTGGTGCTCTCCGCGGCCTCCAACGCTGCCAGTGCCTCCAACTCGAATTCAAGCTCCAGCGGCAGCCTACTAGCGGCTGCACAGCGGAGCAGCGAGAATGTGTGTGTTATTGCCGGTAGCGAAGCGCCAGCAGTTGATGGTATAACAGTTCAATCTTTCAGAGCACCCTAGACGCCACCTCGCTGATCATTGAGACGGAGATTGTGCGCGCACCGCCCGAGCTGGACGATCTCTCGCACTTGGAGTAGCCAGCTTAGTTCGTAGTCTACATTTTATCATTTTGAATGCAATAAAACAGCAAATGCGGGTTACTCCCCCCAAAGATGTAACCACACAAAGAGAAACCATATTAAATCATTATTTTCATACTTTTTGTGTAAAATGGATTTAGTCCTTCTTAGcaagcaaaaaagaaacattatTTAAGGATTCCTCATAGAAATATTAAGCTACAGTTCTGTAAATAGCGAACTGTTGAACTCAACTGACTGCTCTCCCACCCCATGAATCGAAAGCTTGCCCACGCAGTCAGCACGCATGTGCGGGTATGGGCCCCCAAGTGGCTTGCTATTGATTTCTCCAGCACATTGCTGGGCGAACGCACAAAGAGCTCTGCTCAACACTCCTTGTAGATACCCAACGCAGGACAGGCGAAGCTCGGAGCGTCACTGTCAGCATTTTCAAAGGATAACGAGGAATTCTCACAAAAACCCAGAAAAGATGCATGCCAGATTTGCGGATCCCGAGCCAGCGTCTCCGGAGAGCGTGGATGGAATCGAAACGGAGTCACTGGAGGCACGAATTGAGGCCTTCAAGCAAAATCCCCAGAACATGGCCGCATTGCGGGAGGCGCTCGACGATGTGCTCCTGCGGGCTGAGACGGAGGCCAACAGGCGGgcagttgagagccagaaATCGCAACAGGTTGAGCACACATATCTAATATTCGTTTTTTATTGTTCTGCCGCCGCTTACTCCTGGGCGGTGGATAGAGCACCCGCTCGGTGGCATACATTCGCTTGTCTAGATACGCCATGTCGATCTTAGGCTTGCTGCTGGAGGCGATTGGCAGCGATCCCGTGGGCACAACATtctcattttgcattttcgggGAGGGAGTAGTGCTTTGCGTAGTGCTAGTGGTGCTTATCACACCCGAATCGGCAGATTCGTTTATAGCAGGGCCAGAGTTTCCTGGGGCAGGAACTGTGGGAACCACTTTTTTGGGTCTACCTCTGCGCTTTCGAGGAACAGCTGTTTGGACTAGGGTCTCCTCCTTAGCTTTAGCCACTTTCTCCTCCGCAATCTTCGCATTGACGGTCTGCCCCAGCATCTGAGTCTTCTCCATGAAGTCCTGCAGCAAAGTTGACTGGTACTGGGGTAGGTTCTTGTCCTTGGCCGCTTTGCGGAAACTTCCTTCCACAGTGGTGTCCTCCGTATCGCTCTCCACTCGCTTGATAGCCGCCTGCACAAGGCTAGGTAACTCGTTGTCGCTGGACGAGATTCCGATATCCAGGGTGGGTTTGCTGGCCGACTGTGCCGCCTGGATGATAGCACTGAGCAGCACTCGAGGAGCTCTCTGCTGGTGCACCTTCAAGGGCAGATCGTCCTCTGAGTCCGAGGAAAATGCCGAGATCTGTGACTTCTTAGACTTGGACACTTTGTCCGATTTACTAATCCCACTGGCACTTGCCAGCTTCTTGCGCTTGACCTTCACTTTCTTGCTGCCTACTCTATTTCTGGCCTCCGAGCAGCCAGACTCGGTGTCCTGGGTGGACATTTTTCTGGACTTTGGGGGTTTCTTGGTTGCAAGGACTCCTGACGGGGGGCGGATGGCCGAGATTCTCATTCGCAGGCCATCGGTGTCCGAACGCTGCACGCTAAACTGGGTGGCTGACTTGATCGACTTCGACTGGCTCGATTGATCCGTAATGGAATCGGTTTCCTGCGGACAACAACACACTTTACATATAGCCTTACATATGGGTGCCATTTGAAAGACTTGCCTCATTTTCACTGCCGGATTCTTGTGCGCGTTGCGTTTCCAGAACCTTTGCTGCTGCCGTCTCATTTTGGCCACAGCTCATATTTTGGAGTCGCTGGGGGGAGCTGCAAAGGTTCGCTTTTGTTAGCCAAGTGTTTTTTTCGATATGGTGGCACTTTTAATCGCATTTAAAGTAGGTCAAACCGCGGCGACATcgtccaaaaaaaaaccattaccCACATCACACTTACGCTTGATTGTTTTCTGGGCTAGCACCTTCACTCGCGACCTCAGTAGTCGGTTTTGTTTGTGCCTAAAGGACAATCTATGGCTGCACACATTgcatttgcacttttcttgAGCCTTTGGCCGTGGCTTGCCTGCTTCTAAAATGGCGCCGTTTTCACTTTCCCAAAAACTGCTTTGTTCGACGCCCGACGACGACGCAACGTTGCAACGCCTCTCGCATGTGGCACATTAATCCGCGGTACCGATACTTCACTTTTTTCGCGACTCGTGGGCGGTGGCGGGGCGCAtcaattgttattgttaatgtggcgcaacaacaaaaagccagGCAACCAAAAATTTACGAacataaataaagaaaaagactGCGTTTCAGTGTGCCCAGCTGGCGTGTACGTGATGTCTGCGCGACGATGTGACCGTGCGGCGGAATTTCGCTGGCAACTATCGTAATCTACCGTGAGCTGCAAGGAGTTCTAATCAAAACTAGCttacataatttatataaatattataaaacaatATGAAACCAGTAATATTTGTTATCTTAAtactaaataatatttatattaaaataaataaagagatatatatatctttaattTTTGCGGAATTAACCATATCccgatttatatttaattacaattttatttttatttctgtttagGGCTGActaaattcttatattttgAACAACGATACTTTTTTGACTATTGTAACTAAATGCTTAATATAGGAATGTATTTCTTACATAAACTCGAAAATAGCCAGATTTTAAGTGAccataaaactaattttagCCGACGATATGAAACGATAAAAAAAAGCCAGAATAGCTAGGTTTTCTCTTCGCGGTGTGTACACACTGGCCGAGCAGCTCggctattattatttgtttatttgtaaaaaccTGGAAAATGAGTGGAAAACTGTCAAAATCGAacagctcctccagcagcatGCTGTACGGCTCCAGCATCTCGGCGGAGTCCATGAAGGTGATCGCGGAGAGCATCGGAGTGGGCTCCCTGTCGGATGACGCCGCCAAAGAACTAGCCGAGGATGTGTCCATCAAGCTGAAGAGGATTGTGCAGGATTCGGCCAAATTCATGAACCACGCCAAGCGGCAGAAGCTCTCAGTGCGGGACATCGACATGGCCCTTAAGGTGCGAAATGTGGAGCCGCAGTACGGCTTCGTAGCCAAGGACTTCATTCCATTCCGCTTCGCATCTGGCGGAGGACGGGAGCTGCACTTCACCGAGGACAAGGAAATCGACCTGGGAGAAATCACATCCAGCAACTCTGTAAAAATTCCCCTGGATCTCACACTGCGCTCCCATTGGTTTGTTGTGGAGGGAGTGCAACCCACTGTGCCCGAAAACCCACCTCCGCTCTCGAAGGATTCCCAGTTACTGGACTCCGTCAATCCAGTTATTAAGATGGATCAAGGCCTAAACAAAGATGCGGCCGGCAAACCCACCACCGGCAAGGTACACAAGCTGAAAAACGTGGAGACCATTCATGTCAAGCAACTGGCCACGCACGAGTTGTCCGTGGAGCAACAGTTGTACTACAAGGAGATCACCGAGGCGTGCGTGGGATCTGATGAGCCGCGGCGCGGTGAAGCGCTGCAGTCGCTGGGATCCGATCCCGGCCTGCACGAAATGCTTCCCCGCATGTGCACCTTCATTGCGGAGGGAGTTAAGGTCAATGTGGTTCAGAACAACTTGGCGTTGCTTATTTACCTCATGCGCATGGTTCGTGCGCTTCTGGACAATCCTTCGCTGTTTCTGGAGAAATACGTAAGTAATTTCTTATTGTATTGTTCTTCGTTGCTTATAAAAACGATGTTGTCTCCGCATAGCTCCACGAACTGATACCCTCGGTGATGACGTGCATAGTGTCCAAACAGCTGTGTATGCGCCCGGAGCTGGACAATCACTGGGCCCTGCGAGACTTTG
It contains:
- the LOC120284814 gene encoding transcription initiation factor TFIID subunit 6 isoform X1 — its product is MSGKLSKSNSSSSSMLYGSSISAESMKVIAESIGVGSLSDDAAKELAEDVSIKLKRIVQDSAKFMNHAKRQKLSVRDIDMALKVRNVEPQYGFVAKDFIPFRFASGGGRELHFTEDKEIDLGEITSSNSVKIPLDLTLRSHWFVVEGVQPTVPENPPPLSKDSQLLDSVNPVIKMDQGLNKDAAGKPTTGKVHKLKNVETIHVKQLATHELSVEQQLYYKEITEACVGSDEPRRGEALQSLGSDPGLHEMLPRMCTFIAEGVKVNVVQNNLALLIYLMRMVRALLDNPSLFLEKYLHELIPSVMTCIVSKQLCMRPELDNHWALRDFASRLMAQICKNFNTLTNNLQTRVTRIFSKALQNDKTHLSSLYGSIAGLSELGGEVIKVFIIPRLKFISERIEPHLLGTSISNTDKTAAGHIRAMLQKCCPPILRQMRSAPDTAEDYKNDFGFLGPSLCQAVVKVRNAPASSIVTLSSNTINTAPITSAAQTATTIGRVSMPTTQRQGSPGVSSLPQIRAIQANQPAQKFVIVTQNSPQQGQAKVVRRGSSPHSVVLSAASNAASASNSNSSSSGSLLAAAQRSSENSTLDATSLIIETEIVRAPPELDDLSHLE
- the LOC120284814 gene encoding transcription initiation factor TFIID subunit 6 isoform X2; this encodes MSGKLSKSNSSSSSMLYGSSISAESMKVIAESIGVGSLSDDAAKELAEDVSIKLKRIVQDSAKFMNHAKRQKLSVRDIDMALKVRNVEPQYGFVAKDFIPFRFASGGGRELHFTEDKEIDLGEITSSNSVKIPLDLTLRSHWFVVEGVQPTVPENPPPLSKDSQLLDSVNPVIKMDQGLNKDAAGKPTTGKVHKLKNVETIHVKQLATHELSVEQQLYYKEITEACVGSDEPRRGEALQSLGSDPGLHEMLPRMCTFIAEGVKVNVVQNNLALLIYLMRMVRALLDNPSLFLEKYLHELIPSVMTCIVSKQLCMRPELDNHWALRDFASRLMAQICKNFNTLTNNLQTRVTRIFSKALQNDKTHLSSLYGSIAGLSELGGEVIKVFIIPRLKFISERIEPHLLGTSISNTDKTAAGHIRAMLQKCCPPILRQMRSAPDTAEDYKNDFGFLGPSLCQAVVKVRNAPASSIVTLSSNTINTAPITSAAQTATTIGRVSMPTTQRQGSPGVSSLPQIRAIQANQPAQKFVIVTQNSPQQGQAKVVRRGSSPHSVVLSAASNAASASNSNSSSSGSLLAAAQRSSENVCVIAGSEAPAVDGITVQSFRAP
- the LOC120284815 gene encoding histone-lysine N-methyltransferase ash1-like, with the translated sequence MSCGQNETAAAKVLETQRAQESGSENEETDSITDQSSQSKSIKSATQFSVQRSDTDGLRMRISAIRPPSGVLATKKPPKSRKMSTQDTESGCSEARNRVGSKKVKVKRKKLASASGISKSDKVSKSKKSQISAFSSDSEDDLPLKVHQQRAPRVLLSAIIQAAQSASKPTLDIGISSSDNELPSLVQAAIKRVESDTEDTTVEGSFRKAAKDKNLPQYQSTLLQDFMEKTQMLGQTVNAKIAEEKVAKAKEETLVQTAVPRKRRGRPKKVVPTVPAPGNSGPAINESADSGVISTTSTTQSTTPSPKMQNENVVPTGSLPIASSSKPKIDMAYLDKRMYATERVLYPPPRSKRRQNNKKRILDMCAQPVAISGSQLPACWPPSQPAGAHRRAPPAMRPCSGDFA
- the LOC6738708 gene encoding transcription initiation factor TFIID subunit 6 isoform X1; this translates as MSGKLSKSNSSSSSMLYGSSISAESMKVIAESIGVGSLSDDAAKELAEDVSIKLKRIVQDSAKFMNHAKRQKLSVRDIDMALKVRNVEPQYGFVAKDFIPFRFASGGGRELHFTEDKEIDLGEITSSNSVKIPLDLTLRSHWFVVEGVQPTVPENPPPLSKDSQLLDSVNPVIKMDQGLNKDAAGKPTTGKVHKLKNVETIHVKQLATHELSVEQQLYYKEITEACVGSDEPRRGEALQSLGSDPGLHEMLPRMCTFIAEGVKVNVVQNNLALLIYLMRMVRALLDNPSLFLEKYLHELIPSVMTCIVSKQLCMRPELDNHWALRDFASRLMAQICKNFNTLTNNLQTRVTRIFSKALQNDKTHLSSLYGSIAGLSELGGEVIKVFIIPRLKFISERIEPHLLGTSISNTDKTAAGHIRAMLQKCCPPILRQMRSAPDTAEDYKNDFGFLGPSLCQAVVKVRNAPASSIVTLSSNTINTAPITSAAQTATTIGRVSMPTTQRQGSPGVSSLPQIRAIQANQPAQKFVIVTQNSPQQGQAKVVRRGSSPHSVVLSAASNAASASNSNSSSSGSLLAAAQRSSENSTLDATSLIIETEIVRAPPELDDLSHLE
- the LOC6738708 gene encoding transcription initiation factor TFIID subunit 6 isoform X2, translated to MSGKLSKSNSSSSSMLYGSSISAESMKVIAESIGVGSLSDDAAKELAEDVSIKLKRIVQDSAKFMNHAKRQKLSVRDIDMALKVRNVEPQYGFVAKDFIPFRFASGGGRELHFTEDKEIDLGEITSSNSVKIPLDLTLRSHWFVVEGVQPTVPENPPPLSKDSQLLDSVNPVIKMDQGLNKDAAGKPTTGKVHKLKNVETIHVKQLATHELSVEQQLYYKEITEACVGSDEPRRGEALQSLGSDPGLHEMLPRMCTFIAEGVKVNVVQNNLALLIYLMRMVRALLDNPSLFLEKYLHELIPSVMTCIVSKQLCMRPELDNHWALRDFASRLMAQICKNFNTLTNNLQTRVTRIFSKALQNDKTHLSSLYGSIAGLSELGGEVIKVFIIPRLKFISERIEPHLLGTSISNTDKTAAGHIRAMLQKCCPPILRQMRSAPDTAEDYKNDFGFLGPSLCQAVVKVRNAPASSIVTLSSNTINTAPITSAAQTATTIGRVSMPTTQRQGSPGVSSLPQIRAIQANQPAQKFVIVTQNSPQQGQAKVVRRGSSPHSVVLSAASNAASASNSNSSSSGSLLAAAQRSSENVCVIAGSEAPAVDGITVQSFRAP